The following are from one region of the Synechococcus sp. CBW1108 genome:
- the ftsY gene encoding signal recognition particle-docking protein FtsY gives MAYDWFNRTGPGESEAGAPPDLAADAPDPNAEALEWARQAYARLKAQQEAQQVAEQVAEQGLAPLLQAEPAFSTGSQIGSPPTPPQNFVQSVRNSAGDSAPSSAALAPAPEPAAAAPSLLERAAAQRAERQQAITASPPADTQPADTETDTAEPSLGDFDTVFTWSAEVLAAQGKRADQVSLEEIDWLGRLRGGLEKTRQGFVTQLLDKLGDDPLTPEVLDDLETTLLRADVGVKATDQVLDALRQRLNLEVVDPSEGLRFLKEQLRAILDKPIKASPASLLAPQRQQLNVWLLVGVNGVGKTTTLGKLANLAVRSGYSCLIAAADTFRAAAVQQVQVWGERSNVPVVANPSANADPAAVVYDAIGAAQAKGTELVLVDTAGRLQTKHNLMEELAKVRRIIDKLAPEAVVESLLVLDASQGQNGLRQAMAFAKAAGLTGVVLTKLDGSGRGGVALAVASEAGLPIRFIGAGEGIRDLRPFNSFEFVEALLAR, from the coding sequence ATGGCATACGACTGGTTCAATCGCACCGGCCCTGGCGAAAGTGAAGCTGGGGCCCCACCGGATCTAGCCGCTGACGCGCCAGATCCCAATGCAGAGGCGCTTGAGTGGGCCCGTCAGGCCTATGCCCGGCTCAAGGCCCAGCAGGAAGCCCAGCAGGTGGCCGAGCAGGTGGCGGAGCAAGGACTCGCGCCGCTTCTCCAGGCAGAGCCCGCGTTTTCGACAGGGTCCCAGATCGGGTCCCCTCCCACCCCCCCGCAGAATTTTGTACAATCTGTACGGAATTCTGCAGGGGACAGTGCCCCGTCCTCCGCTGCCTTGGCCCCCGCTCCCGAGCCGGCTGCAGCGGCTCCTTCCCTGTTGGAGCGGGCTGCGGCCCAGCGGGCTGAACGCCAGCAGGCGATCACCGCCAGTCCGCCCGCAGACACTCAGCCCGCAGACACAGAGACAGATACCGCCGAGCCCAGCCTGGGTGACTTCGACACAGTCTTCACCTGGTCTGCCGAGGTGTTGGCGGCCCAGGGCAAGCGCGCCGATCAGGTGTCACTTGAGGAGATCGACTGGCTCGGCCGCCTGCGCGGTGGCCTGGAGAAAACCCGCCAGGGCTTTGTCACCCAGCTGCTCGACAAGCTTGGCGATGACCCCCTCACCCCGGAGGTGCTGGACGATCTGGAAACCACCCTGCTGCGGGCTGATGTGGGCGTGAAGGCCACCGACCAGGTGCTCGATGCCCTGCGCCAGCGCCTAAACCTGGAGGTGGTCGATCCCAGCGAGGGGCTGCGCTTTCTCAAGGAGCAGCTGCGCGCCATTCTCGACAAACCGATCAAGGCCAGCCCGGCATCCTTGCTGGCTCCCCAGCGGCAGCAGCTCAATGTGTGGCTGCTGGTGGGTGTCAATGGCGTCGGCAAGACCACCACCCTGGGCAAGCTGGCCAATCTGGCCGTGCGCAGTGGCTACAGCTGCCTGATTGCGGCCGCTGACACCTTCCGGGCCGCTGCGGTGCAGCAGGTGCAGGTGTGGGGCGAGCGCAGCAACGTGCCGGTGGTGGCTAACCCCAGCGCCAATGCCGATCCGGCGGCGGTGGTCTACGACGCCATCGGTGCGGCCCAGGCCAAGGGCACGGAGCTGGTGTTGGTCGATACGGCCGGCCGGCTGCAGACCAAGCACAACCTGATGGAGGAGCTGGCCAAGGTGCGCCGCATCATTGACAAGCTGGCTCCCGAGGCGGTTGTGGAGTCATTGTTGGTTCTCGATGCCAGCCAGGGTCAGAACGGGCTGCGTCAGGCGATGGCCTTTGCCAAGGCGGCTGGCCTTACCGGCGTGGTGCTCACCAAGCTCGATGGCAGTGGCCGCGGCGGCGTCGCCCTGGCGGTGGCATCGGAGGCGGGGCTGCCGATCCGTTTTATCGGCGCCGGCGAGGGTATTCGCGATCTGCGCCCCTTCAACAGCTTTGAATTCGTCGAGGCCCTCCTGGCTCGGTGA
- a CDS encoding PP2C family protein-serine/threonine phosphatase has protein sequence MSNKPPPRPPQQASPVLSAAASLRQLLDSLSREQRRNQELLVSLAFTLRSFTNLGRFLELVPLVASRLVEAEGAVLVVFHEDGRIWREQLQASPGDRCAELVRQLAALGDGELNLLDQRVGRLLGGSQVFATSVMARSVQRGRLYVFSGRQGFAWSEVHRRHLQLVADLSAVALENDALQQTMRRHERLDRQLSTGAEIQAQLLPDHCPVIDGVELAARCRPAFQVGGDYYDFIPTCPQLQGQRREQARWALVMGDVMGKGVPAGLLMTLLRGMLRAEVLSGHSPERILHDLNQLAQEDLAHSHRFVTLFYSDYDPKTRRLRFANAAHNPPLIWRRRRNQVDRLDAPGLLIGLQSEADYGIEQVVLESGDVVLYYTDGVTEATGFSGERFDEERLIRQLQSACHAGLGAQGILDQLFARLDRFVGVERQLDDDASMVVLKVREELMLPLLPS, from the coding sequence GTGAGCAACAAGCCGCCACCGCGCCCCCCGCAGCAGGCCAGCCCGGTCCTCTCGGCGGCTGCTTCTCTGCGGCAGTTACTCGACAGCCTCAGCCGGGAGCAGCGCCGTAACCAGGAGCTGCTCGTCTCCCTGGCCTTCACCCTGCGCAGCTTCACCAACCTGGGCCGCTTTCTGGAGCTGGTGCCCCTGGTGGCATCCCGGCTGGTGGAGGCAGAGGGGGCCGTGCTGGTGGTGTTTCACGAAGATGGCCGCATCTGGCGCGAGCAACTCCAGGCTTCGCCTGGGGATCGCTGTGCCGAGCTGGTGCGTCAACTGGCTGCCCTCGGGGATGGGGAGCTGAACCTGCTCGACCAGCGGGTAGGCCGCTTGCTGGGAGGTAGCCAGGTGTTTGCCACCTCGGTGATGGCCCGCAGCGTGCAGCGGGGGCGGCTTTATGTCTTCAGTGGGCGCCAGGGCTTTGCCTGGAGTGAGGTGCATCGACGCCACCTGCAGCTGGTGGCCGATCTCAGCGCCGTGGCCCTGGAAAATGATGCCCTGCAGCAGACCATGCGGCGCCATGAGCGCCTCGATCGCCAGCTCAGTACGGGCGCGGAGATCCAGGCCCAGTTGCTGCCCGATCACTGTCCAGTGATCGACGGGGTCGAGCTGGCAGCCCGCTGCCGGCCCGCCTTCCAGGTGGGTGGTGACTACTACGACTTCATCCCCACCTGCCCCCAGTTGCAGGGCCAGCGCCGTGAGCAGGCCCGCTGGGCCCTGGTGATGGGAGATGTGATGGGCAAGGGTGTGCCCGCGGGCCTGTTGATGACCCTGTTGAGGGGCATGTTGCGGGCGGAGGTGTTGAGCGGCCACTCCCCGGAACGGATCCTTCACGATCTCAACCAGCTGGCCCAGGAAGACCTGGCCCATTCGCACCGTTTCGTCACCCTCTTCTACTCCGATTACGACCCCAAAACTCGCCGATTGCGCTTCGCCAATGCGGCCCACAATCCGCCCCTGATCTGGCGGCGGCGGCGCAACCAGGTGGATCGTCTTGATGCCCCCGGCCTGCTGATCGGCCTGCAGAGCGAGGCTGACTACGGCATCGAGCAGGTAGTGCTGGAGTCGGGTGATGTGGTGCTCTATTACACCGATGGCGTCACGGAGGCCACCGGGTTCAGCGGCGAACGCTTCGATGAGGAGCGGTTGATCCGCCAGCTGCAGTCGGCCTGCCATGCCGGCCTGGGAGCCCAGGGGATTCTCGACCAGCTGTTTGCCCGGCTCGATCGCTTTGTGGGGGTGGAACGGCAGCTTGACGACGATGCCTCGATGGTGGTGCTGAAGGTGCGGGAGGAGCTGATGCTGCCCTTGCTGCCAAGCTGA